The following proteins come from a genomic window of Lolium rigidum isolate FL_2022 chromosome 5, APGP_CSIRO_Lrig_0.1, whole genome shotgun sequence:
- the LOC124655743 gene encoding flowering locus K homology domain-like: protein GVTSEEQANPASDVQEEPEMPSDQELQAQTNEESEDPNEEAQADVNDENAEGLEEPANVAGGEAGAEQLADVEMEEKKWPGWPGESVFRVLVPAQKVGAVIGRKGEFIKRMCEESRARIKILDGPPGVPERTVMISAKDEPDALVPPAVDGLLRVHNRITDGLDGESEQPQRGAGPVGPTRLLVPASQAGSLIGKQGATIKSIQDASKCALRILENVPPVALNDDRVVEIQGEPNDVHKAVELIANHLRKFLVDRSVLPLFEMQMKVHNVPREQPMPAPQQWGPPPPWSHPPNIPPSGPPGYGGNQHFMPPRPQDNYYPPPDAHPVEKQPHYGISSYGRDAHPTGAPPSSGNQHLPHGSSQIAQKMQVPLSYVDAVIGSAGANISYIRKHSGATVSIQEGVPGEMTVEIVGSASQVQTAQQLIKNFMAEASPQVPPPGPAPSQPLDSSYNSYPQYGGPSYGSPPGSAGPAPHNGGSYGAHYPPNYGY from the exons GGTGTCACCAGTGAGGAACAAGCCAATCCTGCCAGCGATGTGCAGGAAGAACCGGAGATGCCGTCTGACCAGGAACTCCAAGCCCAAACCAACGAAGAGTCTGAGGACCCGAATGAGGAAGCGCAGGCGGATGTGAACGATGAGAATGCAGAGGGCCTCGAGGAGCCAGCGAACGTTGCGGGCGGGGAAGCTGGGGCCGAGCAGCTGGCCGATGTGGAGATGGAGGAGAAGAAGTGGCCGGGGTGGCCCGGGGAGAGCGTGTTCCGCGTGCTGGTTCCTGCCCAGAAGGTGGGTGCTGTCATTGGCCGCAAGGGGGAGTTCATCAAGAGGATGTGTGAGGAGTCCAGAGCCCGCATCAAGATCCTTGATGGCCCGCCAGGTGTTCCAGAGAGGACT GTAATGATTTCGGCAAAGGATGAACCGGATGCACTGGTTCCTCCAGCTGTTGATGGTTTGCTGAGAGTACATAATAGAATAACAGATGGTTTAGATGGTGAATCTGAGCAGCCTCAGAGAGGTGCTGGTCCTGTAGGGCCAACACGGCTACTTGTGCCAGCTTCCCAAGCTGGCAGCCTGATTGGCAAGCAAGGGGCAACCATTAAATCCATACAGGATGCTTCAAAATGTGCTCTCCGCATTCTTG AGAATGTGCCACCTGTGGCATTAAATGATGACAGAGTTGTCGAGATACAAGGTGAACCCAATGATGTTCACAAAGCAGTGGAACTGATTGCAAACCATTTGAGAAAATTTCTTGTGGACCGTAGTGTTCTCCCTCTGTTTGAAATGCAG ATGAAAGTGCACAATGTGCCCAGAGAGCAACCTATGCCTGCGCCTCAGCAGTGGGGTCCTCCTCCACCCTGGAGTCATCCACCAAACATTCCGCCCAGCGGCCCTCCTGGTTATGGCGGGAATCAACATTTTATGCCTCCAAGACCACAAGATAACTATTATCCTCCTCCTGATGCACACCCTGTGGAAAAGCAACCACACTACGGGATTTCTTCATATGGACGTGATGCACATCCAACTGGTGCTCCTCCTTCCTCAGGGAATCAACACCTACCACATGGGTCTTCTCAA ATTGCCCAAAAGATGCAAGTTCCTCTTTCCTATGTTGATGCTGTGATTGGGTCTGCTGGTGCCAATATTAGCTACATCCGCAAGCATAGTGGTGCAACAGTAAGTATTCAAGAAGGTGTTCCTGGAGAGATGACGGTCGAGATTGTAGGGAGTGCTTCACAAGTTCAGACTGCTCAGCAGCTGATCAAG AATTTCATGGCTGAAGCTTCTCCGCAAGTTCCTCCACCTGGTCCTGCTCCCTCCCAACCACTTGACTCAAGCTACAACTCATACCCGCAGTATGGAGGACCGTCGTATGGATCCCCTCCAGGCAGTGCAGGTCCTGCCCCTCACAATGGAGGAAGCTATGGCGCGCACTACCCGCCGAACTACGGTTACTAG